A genomic stretch from Haloferax sp. Atlit-12N includes:
- a CDS encoding NRDE family protein has translation MCTLILAWQVFEDAPVVVAANRDEQLGRPAEPPRRWENGDGPGVVAPRDTEAGGTWVGYNDAGVFVGITNRWVEVAGGGERSRGHLVRDALRHEAAENAARFVERAVEDHTYDGFNLVVADENAALFFEWDGSLSVRNFDPGVRVVVNVGTPDSWFVPERRPEVGERQADNARRLEEALQPDPSESVMAWRERAKAALGDHDFGVCVHDPEGRFGTRSSSVITLGEAEFAYEFADGPPCQTAFEPVERQD, from the coding sequence GTGTGCACACTCATCCTCGCGTGGCAGGTGTTCGAAGACGCGCCGGTCGTCGTCGCCGCCAACCGCGACGAGCAACTCGGCAGGCCCGCCGAACCGCCCCGGCGGTGGGAAAACGGCGACGGCCCGGGAGTCGTCGCTCCGCGGGACACCGAGGCCGGCGGAACGTGGGTCGGCTACAACGACGCCGGTGTCTTCGTCGGCATCACCAATCGGTGGGTCGAGGTCGCGGGCGGCGGCGAGCGCTCCCGGGGCCATCTCGTCCGCGACGCGCTCCGTCACGAGGCCGCCGAGAATGCGGCCCGGTTCGTCGAACGCGCGGTCGAGGACCACACCTACGATGGCTTCAACCTCGTCGTCGCCGACGAGAACGCCGCGCTGTTCTTCGAGTGGGACGGGAGCCTGTCGGTGCGGAACTTCGACCCCGGCGTCCGCGTCGTCGTCAACGTCGGCACGCCCGATTCGTGGTTCGTCCCCGAGCGACGCCCCGAGGTGGGGGAGCGGCAGGCCGACAACGCCCGGCGGCTAGAGGAGGCCCTTCAGCCCGACCCGAGCGAGTCGGTGATGGCGTGGCGCGAGCGGGCGAAGGCGGCGCTGGGCGACCACGACTTCGGCGTCTGCGTCCACGACCCGGAGGGTCGGTTCGGCACGCGCTCGTCGTCGGTCATCACGCTCGGCGAGGCGGAATTCGCGTACGAATTCGCCGACGGCCCGCCGTGTCAGACCGCCTTCGAACCGGTCGAACGTCAGGATTAA
- a CDS encoding transcription factor produces the protein MSASEAEQDLSSDEHAGLELIRESGGIHQSDFWKELDISSRKGSRIAEVLESLGLIKRTETVYNGHTTYYLEPAARDLDFSMLMAGDMLSPLIGEEEINANSNAFSQWLMNLAYEEY, from the coding sequence ATGAGCGCGAGCGAAGCCGAGCAAGACCTTTCTTCCGACGAGCACGCGGGACTGGAACTCATCCGCGAGTCGGGCGGCATCCACCAGAGCGACTTCTGGAAAGAACTCGATATCTCCTCCCGGAAGGGGAGCCGCATCGCCGAGGTGCTGGAGTCGCTCGGTCTCATCAAGCGGACCGAGACCGTCTACAACGGCCACACCACCTACTACCTCGAACCCGCCGCGCGCGACCTCGACTTCTCGATGCTGATGGCGGGCGACATGCTCTCGCCGCTCATCGGTGAAGAGGAGATTAACGCCAACAGCAACGCCTTCTCGCAGTGGCTCATGAACCTCGCCTACGAGGAGTACTGA
- a CDS encoding universal stress protein encodes MYEDILVPTDGSEGTMQAIEHALELAGAESTVHVLSVVDQRVYLAAGGDQQDAVIQSLRDDAVQAVERCAEKCEGKASSTTAVRDGVPHRVILDYADEHDVDVVVMGTHGRTGRDKLTSLGSVTERVIENAKRPVLVVHID; translated from the coding sequence ATGTACGAAGATATCCTGGTGCCGACTGACGGGAGCGAGGGAACGATGCAAGCAATCGAGCACGCGCTCGAACTCGCCGGGGCGGAGTCGACAGTCCACGTGCTGTCGGTCGTCGACCAGCGGGTCTACCTCGCCGCCGGCGGCGACCAACAGGATGCTGTCATCCAGTCGCTCCGCGACGACGCGGTACAGGCGGTCGAGCGGTGCGCCGAGAAGTGCGAGGGGAAGGCCTCGTCGACGACGGCGGTTCGAGACGGCGTGCCCCACCGGGTCATCCTCGACTACGCCGACGAACACGACGTCGACGTGGTCGTGATGGGGACCCACGGCCGGACCGGCCGCGACAAACTCACGTCGCTCGGGAGCGTCACGGAGCGCGTCATCGAGAACGCGAAGCGACCGGTGCTCGTCGTTCATATCGACTGA
- the folP gene encoding dihydropteroate synthase: MEYHEAVNFLFDLRRFQVKPGTESIQRLLSHLGDPHEDVSFVQVAGSNGKGSTARMVDAMLRESGAHVGLYTSPHFDDVRERIRVDGRKIPKSALSAFVAEAKPYLVERAADGEPLTFFETVTALSLWYFDRADVDVAVLEVGMGGKLDATSAVDPVASAVTNVSLEHTAVLGDTVAEIAKTKAAVAPADAPLVTGTTGEALSVIREEVGDVLTVGDADSDADVRASYGGRVNHQEAAVTVETDDETLDVRIPLLGAYQARNAGIAVSLARQVRPDIGEEAIHRGLRNAHWPGRFEVMGTEPTVVLDGAHNPDACAQVATVLDEFDYDDLHLVYGAMHDKDHGEMVGALPEVASVVTCKADISRGEDPEILSSVFERLDGPAVETGGAVASALDRARARADPDDCVLVVGSLYVVAEARTTWTRAVVPKAHRTLDDARRTLDRANVSDAADRRARAKRAVNRTVHTRVQRRQARVLREELLSVGGDCAVSGHEFGGELVDVVLTGTLGQFERLTASLEDRPYALAGVAEEIRETLGSDAATTAEADADDDGTSDIGTARDDPDAGEYPWDDGTAVMGILNVTPNSFHDGGEFYDIDDAVEQAQTMVDAGVDIIDVGGESTRPGADEVPVDEEIRRVAPVIEAIADLDVLVSVDTRKAAVGEAALDAGADILNDVTGLEDPEMRFLAAERDAPVIVMHSIDAPVDPSREVDYDDVVEDVIAELTELVLLAEKAGIPRRNIIVDPGLGFGKSKAENFELLGRTDEFAALGCPILVGHSHKSMFSLVGEEPGDSLAATVAGTAIAADRGADIVRVHDVPENVAAVNVALASRDPSRFEDGSESED, translated from the coding sequence ATGGAGTACCACGAGGCGGTGAACTTCCTTTTCGACCTCCGGCGGTTTCAGGTCAAGCCGGGGACCGAGTCGATTCAGCGGTTGCTCTCTCACCTCGGCGACCCCCACGAAGACGTGTCGTTCGTGCAAGTCGCGGGGTCGAACGGCAAAGGAAGCACCGCCCGGATGGTCGACGCGATGCTGCGCGAGTCGGGCGCGCACGTCGGCCTCTACACCTCGCCGCACTTCGACGACGTGCGGGAGCGAATCCGCGTCGACGGCCGGAAGATTCCGAAGTCCGCGCTGTCGGCGTTCGTGGCCGAAGCCAAGCCGTACCTCGTCGAGCGGGCCGCCGACGGCGAGCCGCTGACCTTCTTCGAGACTGTGACCGCGCTCTCGCTGTGGTATTTCGACCGCGCGGACGTGGACGTGGCGGTCCTCGAAGTCGGGATGGGCGGCAAACTCGACGCGACGAGCGCCGTCGACCCGGTCGCCAGCGCCGTCACCAACGTCTCGCTCGAACACACCGCCGTCCTCGGCGACACCGTCGCGGAAATCGCGAAGACGAAAGCCGCCGTCGCGCCCGCCGACGCGCCGCTCGTGACCGGGACGACCGGCGAGGCGCTGTCGGTCATCCGCGAGGAGGTCGGCGACGTGTTGACCGTCGGCGACGCCGACTCCGACGCCGACGTTCGCGCCTCCTACGGCGGCCGCGTCAACCACCAGGAGGCCGCCGTCACCGTCGAGACTGACGACGAGACGCTGGACGTTCGAATCCCGCTTTTGGGCGCGTATCAGGCACGAAACGCCGGTATCGCCGTCTCGCTCGCTCGGCAGGTCCGCCCCGACATCGGCGAGGAGGCGATTCACCGCGGCCTCCGAAACGCCCACTGGCCGGGTCGGTTCGAGGTCATGGGCACGGAGCCGACGGTCGTCCTCGACGGCGCGCACAACCCCGACGCCTGCGCGCAGGTCGCCACCGTCCTCGACGAGTTCGACTACGACGACCTCCACCTCGTCTACGGCGCGATGCACGACAAGGACCACGGCGAGATGGTCGGGGCACTCCCGGAGGTCGCGTCCGTCGTCACCTGCAAGGCAGACATCTCGCGCGGCGAAGACCCCGAGATTCTGTCGTCCGTTTTCGAGCGACTCGACGGCCCCGCAGTCGAGACTGGCGGCGCGGTCGCCTCGGCACTCGACCGGGCGCGTGCCCGCGCCGACCCCGACGACTGCGTGCTCGTCGTCGGTTCGCTGTACGTCGTCGCCGAGGCGCGAACCACGTGGACGCGGGCGGTCGTCCCGAAGGCCCACCGTACTCTCGACGACGCCCGTCGGACCCTCGACCGCGCCAACGTGTCGGACGCCGCCGACCGGCGAGCGCGCGCGAAGCGGGCGGTCAACCGAACGGTCCACACCCGCGTCCAGCGCCGGCAGGCCCGGGTGCTCCGCGAGGAACTGCTGTCCGTCGGCGGCGACTGCGCCGTCTCGGGCCACGAGTTCGGCGGCGAACTCGTCGACGTGGTCCTGACCGGGACGCTCGGCCAGTTCGAACGGCTGACGGCGAGCCTCGAAGATCGGCCGTACGCGCTCGCAGGGGTCGCCGAGGAGATTCGCGAGACGCTCGGCTCAGACGCGGCCACCACCGCTGAAGCCGACGCCGACGATGACGGCACGAGCGACATCGGCACCGCCCGCGACGACCCCGACGCCGGTGAGTACCCGTGGGACGACGGTACGGCGGTCATGGGCATCCTGAACGTGACGCCGAACAGCTTCCACGACGGCGGGGAGTTCTACGACATCGACGACGCCGTCGAACAGGCGCAGACGATGGTCGACGCCGGCGTGGACATCATCGACGTGGGCGGCGAGAGCACCCGCCCCGGCGCGGACGAGGTCCCCGTCGACGAGGAGATTCGCCGCGTCGCGCCCGTCATCGAGGCCATCGCCGACCTCGACGTGCTCGTCTCCGTTGACACACGCAAGGCGGCCGTCGGCGAGGCCGCCCTCGACGCCGGTGCGGACATCCTCAACGACGTGACCGGTCTCGAAGACCCCGAGATGCGCTTCCTCGCGGCCGAGCGCGACGCGCCGGTCATCGTGATGCACAGCATCGACGCCCCGGTCGACCCGTCTCGCGAGGTCGACTACGACGACGTGGTCGAGGACGTCATCGCCGAACTGACGGAACTGGTGTTACTCGCCGAGAAGGCGGGCATCCCGCGGCGGAACATCATCGTCGACCCCGGTCTCGGCTTCGGGAAGTCGAAGGCCGAGAACTTCGAACTCCTCGGTCGAACCGACGAGTTCGCCGCGCTCGGCTGTCCGATTCTCGTCGGCCACTCCCACAAGTCGATGTTCTCGCTCGTCGGCGAGGAGCCCGGCGACAGCCTCGCGGCGACCGTCGCGGGCACGGCCATCGCCGCCGACCGCGGGGCCGACATCGTCCGCGTCCACGACGTGCCGGAGAACGTCGCGGCCGTGAACGTCGCGCTTGCCTCGCGCGACCCGAGCCGGTTCGAAGACGGCTCCGAGAGCGAGGACTGA